tttatgaatttattgttttctttaccCCTCTGGCCAGAGAAAGCACATCGTTAATGCTATAGAAACAActtttttctcaacaaattttacaattactGGACTAGGATTCACCACTTTTTCCCGGTCACTCAGTAGCCCCattcaacaattgtgaaaaaattgtcacaaaCTGCTGAAAAAGGCCTTCTTTTGCCCAACCAGCTAATGATATTTCTCAAACATGGCCAGGATTTTTTGTAAACAAAATGGCATAACCTTCAATGAAATATGATTACAAATAGAACATGTTTTCACTAGCTCATCATGTACCACAAGTTCATAAGCCATAAGATTGATGGCAAATTTGACATCCTGTTACAGTTGGGATATTATCGTTGTCATCAAAGGTATtatcttttttgataaacatcAAAGGAATATCTTTGTAAGACATGAAACATAATTTCATGAAATCtaaactaaactttaaaaagaaaatactatactatattttctttacttcttttcCCCCTTCTTTGAGTTCCTACTGTGGATGATGAAGATATACCTCAAGAGTCTTAAATAGAAAAATGGAACCATTCAAACTCCATGGAACATCAGACGATCACAAAGAAGGCACCTATAGAAACATGGAAATGAAGCAGATGACCAATATGTACACCCACTCGTATAATCAGCAACAACCCAGTCTTTCTGCTAACAGTTCAACCAGTACTTGTTTTTTAAGCTTATGATACTTTGTCATATTCTGTTCCTTTGCAATGCGCTTCAGTTCGTTTAGTGACAAATCCATCAAGTTCACTAATTTTGGCGCCCAGGCCTCCATATGGGAGTCATTCGAGGAGCAGGACTTGATGTTCTGAAGACTTTCCTTACTTCCATCATCAGCTGCATTTCCAGGCAAGTTTGAGAGGTCCTTACGAACAATTGAATCTTCAATCTTCAGAGTCATTGGcaaatttgaagttttctttcttttcttctgtgaccctgaaattgaaattttgctGTCATCAGGAGCAACACTAGAGTTTTTGGCTTCACACTGGCCAGGCTGAACTAATCCCTCAATGACCTCATTATGAGACTGATTTAAAATGACAATGTCGGTGCTGACTCCAGATTTTCTTTGGGTCTTGGATTTTGCAgtagaaaaaattgatttaagttcAACGGATGAGAAAGCTGGTCCTTCGATCCATGGTTCATCTGACtcaattttcctctctttcttcaGCTTCAGTGGCTTCAGAGGCAAATTTGAAATTGGTCTCTTTCCATTAGAAGCAACTTCAACCTTCCGATCGTCTTCTGCTTGTGATTTCCTCCCCTCTAACTGTTGCAGCTCGGTTGCTTCTTGCCTCCTTTGATCTGGCATCTCTGAAAGTGAAGTTAAGGAAAAGAGTCCAGTTTCTTTAACTTTCACTCTTAGTGGAGGGATTTTCCTCTTGCATTCTGCCTTTGCAGATGATTCCGAAGCATCAACTTTGTCAGTTGGAGCAATCTTTGATCCTTTGCCACACCCTTTACGTGCAAATTTCAGTGCCAAGTCACTTAGCTTTACTTCTAAATCAGGATTTCCACTTCCTGCTTGTCTGAAAGCGCCTATTTCAGAATCAGAATCATTTTCCCTTCTGTTGAACCCAGTTGCATGTCTAGATGCCTCTGCACTACTCCCTTTAACAATAGCATTTGCAGGCTGCTCAATGGTTTAAAAAGatattaacaataaaaataaatagctgTATAAGCAAGTGAAAAGAGTAGAGTTGTGATCTCACAAGTttcctctctatctctctctcttttcctttttctttctatatcttttaatttgtaAGATTTGATCCTTAAACTTGTCCCAACATTATTCAACCCGTTCTCTACTTGAAACAAGGCCCAAGAGTGTATAATATCTCAGTTTGTATTAACTATATACTAATCAATTGATTCAAATTAAGTGAAGAAAAGAGTTTCTAGTACCTCATCTGTTTTTGGAACATTTCCCTTGCCTTCAGGACTCGAAGATgaatttaaggttttattttgGTCAGCAGCAGTAGAATCATATTGTCTGACTTCTTCATTTTCACTAACATTCAAGTCACTTTTACCAAAGGAGAAACCAGCTGCATCTTGAACAGCATCAGAGCTAGAATCCTTCCCAATAGTTATCGCAGGCTATTCATGTaagagggaaagacaggaaaaaaaaaattaggatcgACTAAGGACACTTAGTGGTGATAAGGCACTAGGACCACCTAATCTCAGTCTCAGTGTAGTAACCCAATGATTAAAGCTAAAGGTTCGACCAAGTCTTCAACTAGTAAATGGGTGGGGTGGTGTCAAGGAAAGTCTTAGGTCCAGACTTGCTATAAAAAGATGGGAGAGAGAGGGAAGGGgtgtcagagagagagagagagagagcggaGGCCCAGGTAAACAAAGAGCACAAGAGAGATGGGGCAATACCTTGACCTTTTCACCATGATCTGTTCTCTTTTCTTCAGGCTTGGATGATGAGCCTAAAATAATATCATCTGCTGTTGGACTGGAATAGTAATCACCcaacattttcttcttgttggAGTGGCCAATTGCATATGGTGAAACATTTTTACTTGAATTTTTCATTACAATTTTTGCAGGCTGACCATTGAcagaaaaaaaggagagagggAAGGggtgttagagagagagagagagatagaggagACATGGGCACAGGTGAACTGAGTATAGAACAAGGGGGCAGTACCTTGACCCTTTCACAATGATGTGTTCTCTTTTTTTCAGGCTTGATTGATGAGCCTAAAATAATATCACCTGCCAAGGGAGTGAAATTGTGTTCTTCAACTTCCTCATTCGCGATTTTCAAATTGGAATTGCTcaacattttcttcttgttggAGTGACCAATTGCATGAGGTGAAACATTTTTCCTTGAATTTTTCACTGCAAGTTCTGCAGGCTGACCATTGacaacaaagagagagagagagagagagagagggaaggggtgagatagagagaggaCATGGGCACAGGTAAACAAAGAGCACAAGAGAGATGGGGCAATACCTTGACCTTTTCACCATGATCTGTTCTCTTTTCGTCAGGCTTGGATGATGAATCTAAAATGATATCATATACCGTAGGAGTGGAATTGTGTTCTTCCTCACTCATGTTTTTCAAATTGGAATCGCTcaacattttcttcttgttgcAGTGGCCAATTGTATGTGACAAAACATTGTTACCCTTGACCTTTTCACCATGATCTGTTCTCTTTTTGGTAGGCTTGGATGATGAGCCTAAAATTATATCATCTGCTGTTGGACCTGAATTGTAATCGCTCTTCTTGTTGGAGTGACCAATTGCATGTGGTGAAAGATTTTTACTTGAATTTTTCATTGCAATTTCCACAGGCTGACCATTGACAacgaaaagagagagagggaaggggtgttagagagagagagtgtgaggaCATGGGCAGAGGTAAACTAGGAGGAGCAGAGCAACATGGGGGCAGTACTTTACCTTTTCACCATGATCTATTCTCTTTTCGTCAGGCTTGGATGATGAACCTAAAATAATATCATATGCCGTAGGAGTGGAATTGTGTTCTTCAACTCCCTCACTCTTGATTTTCAAATTGGAATCACTCAACGTTTCCTTCTTGTTAGACAGGCCGATTGCATGTGGCAAAACAttgttaattgatttttttattgtaatttctgCAGGCTGATCATTgacaaaaatgagagagaaggaaggggtgtcaaagagagagagcacaTTGGCACATGTACAGAGTAGAGAGAGGAGGCAGTACCTTCGTGACCTTTTCCCCATGATCTGTTCTCTGTTTTTCAGGCTTGGATGATGAGCCTAAAATAATATCCCCTACCATAGGAGTGAAATTGTGttcttcaacttcctcactcttgattttcaaattgtaaTTGCTCAGCATTTTCTTCTTGTTGGAGTGGTCAATTGCATGTGGCAAAACAtcattacttgaattttttattgCTATTTCTGCAGGCTGACAATtgacaaaaaagagagagagaggaaagggtgtcaaagaggagagagaggacATAGGTACATGTACAGATAATAGAGAGAGGAGGCAGTACATTCTTAGCCTTTACACCATGATCTGTTCTCTTTTTGTCAGGCTTGGATGATGAACCTAAAATATTATCATCTGCCGTAGGACTGGAATTGTGCTCTTCAACCTCCTTACTTATGATTTTCAGAATGGAATTACCCAACATTTCCATGTCAGAGCGGCCAATTTCATGCAGCaaaacacttgaattttctATTTCAATCTCTACAGGCTGACCATTAACAACataaagaaagagagggaaggagtgtcaaagagagagagagagagaaagagagagaacataTAGGCACAGGTAAACGAAGAGCAGAAGAGAGAGGGGGAAGTGCCTTGACCTTTTCATCATTATCTGTTCTGTTTTTGTCAGCCATGGATGATGAGCCTAAAATTTTCTCATCTGGTGTAGTAGTGGAATTGTGTTCTTCAATCTTCTCACTGGGGATTTTCAAATTGGAGTCGCTCAACATTTCCCTCTTATTGGGTGCAATTGGCAAATCATTTtcacttgaattttttattgcaatttcTGCAGGCTGACCATTGACAACAAAAAGAACTCACAACAAGCACTGATGCCACAATCCAAATAGAAGACTGGTTTGAGAAAATAATCTACATAAAATTTTGGGGGATGGGAGAATCTGCAAATTAGTATCGTCAAATTTGGTTTCAGAGCAAGttaaaaagataaacaaatgAGATGAAAACATTATGTTGCTGCTGACAACCAATAACAATACTTCTGTTTTAGTTTAAATTCTATATTACAGACAATTAGGATACTTAAGATCTGATCACTTCTCTAATATTTAAAGATATTTTGaataatattaacaaatatGAACTCCTTACTATACTTTCTTTGCTACCCATCCCTTAATATGATACACAGCCTAAGCAGCCATTCAACAACTCAAACCCAACTGGTATGAACATATACTCCACATTATCTCATTGCACTGCAGTCAACCAATGAGGGACAATATGGTCCCCAATTTTTATGAGCAGTATATTTTCATAAGCAAATTTTCTTGAAGCAAAATAACAGAGCAGGCAGAATATTAAGGAAAACATAATGAGAAATTTTCTACTCAAACCTGCTCATCTTTCTTTTGGAAACAATTTCTGAGTAAAGCCTTCACTATTTCATGTACTTCCTCAGCAGGTCCTGTATGCATTAGCAACTGAACCTCAACATCATTCTCATTGTTATTTTTCAAACTCCTTATTGAAATGTCAAGGTAATTAATCTTTTCTGTCAAAGTATTACAGCATAATTCAGACCATTCTTCATCTTCTCCCCAGGCTAATTCACTTTGAAGGGATACAAGATCTTTTTCAAGTTCATGAATTTCACCATCTGCCTTAGTGATCAAAATCCCCAACACTTGTACACAAGATTTCTCATTCAAAGCATCTTCTTCTATCACATCTACAACCACAGGAAATGATTAGCGTAGATGTAAGCGAAACATGGATTTAACAAGAAAAAACACCAATAAGAATGCAGAGATGAGAAGGAATATACCATATCCATAACCAAAGTAGAAGTCGCGCTGCCATCCAGATTGCATACTATAACTGCTTTCTTGATCAACTGAAAAGTAATCACCAAATTCAACAtatattacaacaaaaatttacatattCAATATGATGTTTTACTTCAAGAGTTCAATCTGAAACAATAGTTATACAAAATCAAAAAGTAAACTTGACTGTGGAGGTTTTGTAAACCTGGTTGATATGACGAGCCCCATAGGTCAAAAACCATGATTTTCAAGAACCTTATCCTGAAATGCAAATAATGATAACATTGTGATTCACCCATTAATACAAGAGAGCATATGGatatttcaaatatttgagTGAAATATGGAGGTTTCATATAGGACCTCCATGATTATTTACCAAAATTGGTCTAAGGAACACTAGCTTCTTAATAGTATGGCAAACAATATTTCATACGAAAATTGACCGAAGCTGTTCAACCCAGGATTACAAAAATTTCCACAATCAGGTCAAGAAACTCAGTAGctttataaacaaaatttatttcaacCACGTATGTTAGCACACTATTTTAACACCTGAAGACGAATACTTGAACTGTGTATTAAGCAAATATTGATAAAAGACAAACAGCAAATACTCTACCAAAAAATCAGATAAATTAGAGTCCAGGGTAATACAATTAATGGGATTCAGGCAAAAGCTATTTACTTGATGAGAAGAGTAAAGccctgaaaaaaaatttcataagaaGAACTTGGcaaaatggtattaaaaattttgagcaaaaatttaaattaatctaGCATCCTATACAATTAGAAAATTAACAAGCAAGCAAACTATCTCTTCCTCAACAAAGgagtaagaaaaaaattaggCAATGTCTAAAGCAAAAATTGATCAAGATCAAATACTTAAGCAATAACCCAAATAAATTAGCTTCAGGGTAATTCAACAAGTGGGAATCACATAAAAAAGTTTGTActgaaaaaaaataagcaataataacaacatattaAGCCAtaatacaaattcaaaattaacaGAAATCTCCAACAATAACAGCAAATAATTACTTAATTAGTCAATTCTATCATTTTTCTATATAGCTAAAGTGACTTACAAGTATTATTATCAACGAAAAAGCACTCCAAGaccataaaattttcaatcaatttgaaGCATTTAAAGAAATGAAAGTtcacaaattaacaaaaatttttttttttttgggtgttcaACGTTCAAAATGAATCCTTTGATAGAAAAGtagattcttctttttttctcggGAACCAAACAAAGTCCACAGACTGCAAAATgtaccttccttttcttttcttttccttttttttgtcgAAAACCagacactcacacacacacacacgcacacagagaattatatgattatatatatacctCAGGTTTGAGTTTTCTGTGACAGAAACTCCAATTGAGTTTCTAGGGTTTTGGAATCTcgattttagagagagaaagtgttatgagtttttttgtttttttagagagagaaaagctgTAACTGAGAGTGACTgagtgagagactgagagtGACAGAGTGAAAGTGAGAGCTGGGTGGGTATATATAGGAAATTAAATGGCTTGTTGAGGGCAATATggtcaaatgattttttttttggtagtggcGGGTTAACTGGTCTGGAATTTGTTATGtctgttttatgttttaagaataGTGGAGAAGTTTTGGTGGGCCCTTACCATTAATAGATTAATAAATTCTTtggataatttatattttaaatctcATGATTGATGAGTATATAATAAATTGAACCCCTATGTTTTAATTCATATTCAATTTTAAACCTCATGgaaagggttttttttaaaaaaaaataaaaaataaaaaagggtttACTTTGCAATTTGTAATTTGTTATATCTTTTGAATGGTAagatttaaaaagtaatttgcAATGGATTCTGTTAGATCTTTAATGTACATGACGCAACAACTCTCGACGGTTTCATTTAGTAAAGTTTAATCTAGTTGAACTTTCTACGCTTTTTTAGAATTAAGATTAGGGAGGAAAAAGAAGGTACTAAAGTAAGAAAACTGTCGCATGTAGTTTTAGTTGTGGCGTGTAAGTTTAAGGTTTatcaagaaaaagagagaggaaagagaagatGAGTTAAAGCACTTTTATTACATTAGCTTTAAGAATAATGCCGTTGACATTACATGGactaaattcaaatacataattccatcaattttaatttttcttagaaaagaaaaaattgtttatacTTCATTAGAAAATATAACTATGTGTTTGAGTTTAATTAAAGAATTGAACGTACATACCTTGGTTTTACTCTacaattaagaaatttatttaatatatacttGATGTGACACAAATTGTAACCATTGTCATATGAGTTTGTAAGTATTTCTCAATAAATCTCATAATCACTTCAAcattttcaagtaaaaaaagtaattaaagttttgtaataatattatactattttctatatatgtatattttgatTACAGGATTCATCAAGTGGGGAGGAAAGTTCAATGAAATTACTATGAGCTTTgttatatttagtttatttacttttaaGTGTACTCCCGAAAATGTTaacattttcagcaaaaaaataaaacaacatgtTAACAATGGTTAGCCAGTGCATTAAGGCCATTTTAGTTGACAGCTTGTGTATTATTACCAATTTAAGATTGTGTCATATGcaaattctttcttttatattgttACGTAAGATACATAAATGAAAATGACTGTTCAtattattcaactaaaattAAATGCTTTCATAGGTGCAAATAGCTACCTACAATTGTCACTAGCTAGTTTAAGATTAGATCAATaacttctttcttcatttttgttttttccctttcCTGTTTTATTAGCTAAGATAGTAAGATAGTAACATGGTCCTAACCACttcaattttacaaatataaattgttACTTGGAAGGGAAACCATAGCCCACACGCTAAACTAAACCCATTACAATACATAAATGCAAGCAAAAATCTACATGAAAGGGGCTTAATACtaacaaaattcaaatctgtgaaatcATTTCTACACTGTGGTTACCTTAATAATGCACCCTATgagaacatttttcaaaattaaaacaccATTAATTTTCTTGTCCATATAGATTAGGAAATGAAAAGTCAAAATCCATGATGAACAAGGTACTCTGTATAATGaattttcacatttaaaaataatgctTGGTAATCACAGGTAATGCTATATCAAAAGAATTGTACAAAggaatctctttcttttttctttttttctttttttcttttctctaaataaaaaagatatggAGGCAACCAATTTGTTGATAATCTTTGTAGAACATGATCATAGTAGCAATTAGGTACGTAATTACTTTGGTATTGCCCAACTTGTTTCATCACATATTGACACTCTTGTTTCATCACACACGCGCATGAATGCAtgcgcatatatatatatatatatatatatatatatatatatatatatatatatatatatatatatatatatatatagacacacacacacatttccCTCTATTGTCTTTATCCCAtattatatttaagttttttttcttcattatctCCATAATTTACAtggttaaaatgaaaaaaaaaattatactttccCAAACATATTTGTAAACATAAATAATGACATGAATATGGTACTCCTGGCTTAAGACTTGTGCGCTTTGATGTACAGAGAAATGGTCACTTTGGTAAGTTTGGTAAAACTTCTTGAAATTGgttttttagaggaaaaaaagtggttgttttaaaaattgttgaataaaaatgggcattttgaaaattttgagagcATTTGGTAACATTAAGTAGAAAGTGTGGTTTCAATAGTTTGAGTTCGGTCAACACCTACCAAAACCACTCTTTGAGaagcaaattaccaaaaaggataAAGTATCTTGTAACGGGTTCTAACTTGTTATCTTTTTCCTTaagaaaagtaataataattgttatttattatgggtcatgctaacgaatgctcttagggtattggttaacaatccaattcaagaaaattttgacatcatttttatgggaaatgaaaaaaactgtcaaaacattaattgttttattttctttttccataaaaactttctttaaatggattattaaccaatactctaagagtaattcttaggtactcccggagcacggagaatggtgctccctcctctcacattcatagtggggtccactcattaaattcatggtggggtccatcataaatgtgagaggagggagtacaaTTTCACTATATTccggactacctaagaattttccatacTCTAAGAGCATTCATTAGTATTTCCcatttattattagtattattattgatttattttcaataataatagcTCATTTAATTTTCTCCCGCAATAATGATCTAATTAATAACTACATTTAATGACTTTTAACTCTTTCTGCATTAATGAACACACaataactctctttttttcttcttctttcttatcCACTAACTTCTtcccattttaattttattttgttttcatttttatttttttcttccccacactccaaaccctctctctctctctctctctctctctcaaccaacCAAGCCCTCCTTCTCCTCATTATCATTACCCTGGCTCTCATCTCGATCTCATTTGTGGATGGAAGACTCATATTAGGTATCAGAGCTCTTGGCCCTCCAATCTCAAATCAAGTGTGATCCACTTAGATGACAACTTTATCTCTTGCATCGAATCAGAAGTGGAATTAGATGGGCACATCCACATGCGAACCTAGTGATCTATCTCATTTGCCCTAAACTCCTCCATACCAATCAGTACCACACGATAATATTAAACTCAATTTAGGGGCGTATCTATGTAGGTGTTATTGTAAAATGGAGTCTCTCACTACAATTCTCTAAAAGAGAGAGTCGAGGGGTTTGGGAGCAAGAATAGAGAACAAGAATTCAATTTGTGTGCATTTCTTGTTAGTGAAAAGGGTAAAAAGGAGGGTTCAACAAAATGTGAGggtaatttaaaaataacagcTGAAAAAAACCCAGCTAACAATATTAAAAGTTGCAATGGGACATAAGTATGATTTTGAAATGCAAC
This genomic stretch from Castanea sativa cultivar Marrone di Chiusa Pesio chromosome 9, ASM4071231v1 harbors:
- the LOC142609537 gene encoding uncharacterized protein LOC142609537 isoform X1; its protein translation is MKPPYFTQIFEISICSLVLMGESQCYHYLHFRIRFLKIMVFDLWGSSYQPVDQESSYSMQSGWQRDFYFGYGYDVIEEDALNEKSCVQVLGILITKADGEIHELEKDLVSLQSELAWGEDEEWSELCCNTLTEKINYLDISIRSLKNNNENDVEVQLLMHTGPAEEVHEIVKALLRNCFQKKDEQPAEIAIKNSSENDLPIAPNKREMLSDSNLKIPSEKIEEHNSTTTPDEKILGSSSMADKNRTDNDEKPVEIEIENSSVLLHEIGRSDMEMLGNSILKIISKEVEEHNSSPTADDNILGSSSKPDKKRTDHGVKAKNPAEIAIKNSSNDVLPHAIDHSNKKKMLSNYNLKIKSEEVEEHNFTPMVGDIILGSSSKPEKQRTDHGEKVTKPAEITIKKSINNVLPHAIGLSNKKETLSDSNLKIKSEGVEEHNSTPTAYDIILGSSSKPDEKRIDHGEKPVEIAMKNSSKNLSPHAIGHSNKKSDYNSGPTADDIILGSSSKPTKKRTDHGEKVKGNNVLSHTIGHCNKKKMLSDSNLKNMSEEEHNSTPTVYDIILDSSSKPDEKRTDHGEKVKPAELAVKNSRKNVSPHAIGHSNKKKMLSNSNLKIANEEVEEHNFTPLAGDIILGSSIKPEKKRTHHCERVKPAKIVMKNSSKNVSPYAIGHSNKKKMLGDYYSSPTADDIILGSSSKPEEKRTDHGEKVKPAITIGKDSSSDAVQDAAGFSFGKSDLNVSENEEVRQYDSTAADQNKTLNSSSSPEGKGNVPKTDEPANAIVKGSSAEASRHATGFNRRENDSDSEIGAFRQAGSGNPDLEVKLSDLALKFARKGCGKGSKIAPTDKVDASESSAKAECKRKIPPLRVKVKETGLFSLTSLSEMPDQRRQEATELQQLEGRKSQAEDDRKVEVASNGKRPISNLPLKPLKLKKERKIESDEPWIEGPAFSSVELKSIFSTAKSKTQRKSGVSTDIVILNQSHNEVIEGLVQPGQCEAKNSSVAPDDSKISISGSQKKRKKTSNLPMTLKIEDSIVRKDLSNLPGNAADDGSKESLQNIKSCSSNDSHMEAWAPKLVNLMDLSLNELKRIAKEQNMTKYHKLKKQVLVELLAERLGCC
- the LOC142609537 gene encoding uncharacterized protein LOC142609537 isoform X2, encoding MVFDLWGSSYQPVDQESSYSMQSGWQRDFYFGYGYDVIEEDALNEKSCVQVLGILITKADGEIHELEKDLVSLQSELAWGEDEEWSELCCNTLTEKINYLDISIRSLKNNNENDVEVQLLMHTGPAEEVHEIVKALLRNCFQKKDEQPAEIAIKNSSENDLPIAPNKREMLSDSNLKIPSEKIEEHNSTTTPDEKILGSSSMADKNRTDNDEKPVEIEIENSSVLLHEIGRSDMEMLGNSILKIISKEVEEHNSSPTADDNILGSSSKPDKKRTDHGVKAKNPAEIAIKNSSNDVLPHAIDHSNKKKMLSNYNLKIKSEEVEEHNFTPMVGDIILGSSSKPEKQRTDHGEKVTKPAEITIKKSINNVLPHAIGLSNKKETLSDSNLKIKSEGVEEHNSTPTAYDIILGSSSKPDEKRIDHGEKPVEIAMKNSSKNLSPHAIGHSNKKSDYNSGPTADDIILGSSSKPTKKRTDHGEKVKGNNVLSHTIGHCNKKKMLSDSNLKNMSEEEHNSTPTVYDIILDSSSKPDEKRTDHGEKVKPAELAVKNSRKNVSPHAIGHSNKKKMLSNSNLKIANEEVEEHNFTPLAGDIILGSSIKPEKKRTHHCERVKPAKIVMKNSSKNVSPYAIGHSNKKKMLGDYYSSPTADDIILGSSSKPEEKRTDHGEKVKPAITIGKDSSSDAVQDAAGFSFGKSDLNVSENEEVRQYDSTAADQNKTLNSSSSPEGKGNVPKTDEPANAIVKGSSAEASRHATGFNRRENDSDSEIGAFRQAGSGNPDLEVKLSDLALKFARKGCGKGSKIAPTDKVDASESSAKAECKRKIPPLRVKVKETGLFSLTSLSEMPDQRRQEATELQQLEGRKSQAEDDRKVEVASNGKRPISNLPLKPLKLKKERKIESDEPWIEGPAFSSVELKSIFSTAKSKTQRKSGVSTDIVILNQSHNEVIEGLVQPGQCEAKNSSVAPDDSKISISGSQKKRKKTSNLPMTLKIEDSIVRKDLSNLPGNAADDGSKESLQNIKSCSSNDSHMEAWAPKLVNLMDLSLNELKRIAKEQNMTKYHKLKKQVLVELLAERLGCC